A single region of the Latilactobacillus curvatus JCM 1096 = DSM 20019 genome encodes:
- the dltA gene encoding D-alanine--poly(phosphoribitol) ligase subunit DltA has product MKKNIIQQIDAIAIDQPQTVAYQLGTTQHTYADLKAASDRIAHFIQSQDLPAKAPVIIFGGQNFEMVATFLGAVKAGHAYIPVEQHSDPARIKQIESVATPAAVLSWASETAIDVNMPVFAETQLTDVIANGATDYDASQSVQGNENFYIIFTSGTTGLSKGVQISESNLQSFVDWANPAFNVADNSRVLIQAPYSFDLSVMDLFPGLCSGATLVVLEKAVTDNFKTLFEVLPTLKVNEWVSTPSFAEICLLSPTFDSEHFPELKQFVFCGEELTHQTATKLIERFGDAQIFNTYGPTEATVAMTSIEITAEVLATYDRLPIGYTKADTQTVVVDEQNNPVAVGQPGELLISGPSVSKGYLNNPEKTAAAFFEKDGQRFYHSGDLVTQNEDGLLFYKGRTDFQVKMHGYRIELEEIDHHLSQLAAVHQACTVPRYNKAHQVTQLIAYVVPADGQEAGNDLTKTLKAELAENTMDYMIPQRFVYQEKLPLSVNGKIDRKALIKEVNGNA; this is encoded by the coding sequence ATGAAAAAGAATATCATTCAACAAATTGATGCGATTGCAATTGACCAACCACAAACTGTGGCTTATCAATTAGGCACGACGCAACACACTTACGCCGACTTAAAGGCTGCTTCAGACCGGATTGCTCATTTCATTCAAAGCCAAGACTTGCCAGCTAAAGCACCGGTGATTATCTTCGGTGGTCAAAACTTCGAGATGGTAGCAACTTTTCTAGGTGCTGTTAAAGCAGGCCATGCTTATATTCCGGTGGAACAACATTCAGATCCAGCGCGGATTAAACAGATTGAATCAGTCGCAACGCCGGCTGCTGTCCTATCATGGGCTAGTGAAACAGCAATTGATGTTAATATGCCCGTTTTCGCAGAAACCCAATTGACAGATGTGATTGCAAACGGAGCAACCGATTATGATGCTAGCCAAAGTGTGCAAGGGAATGAGAATTTCTACATCATCTTCACGTCAGGGACAACAGGGTTATCTAAAGGCGTCCAAATCAGCGAAAGCAATTTACAAAGTTTCGTTGACTGGGCCAACCCAGCTTTCAACGTTGCGGATAACAGCCGCGTTCTAATTCAGGCCCCATACTCATTCGATTTATCAGTCATGGATTTATTTCCCGGGTTATGCTCAGGTGCAACCCTCGTCGTTTTAGAAAAAGCTGTGACGGACAACTTCAAGACGTTATTTGAAGTCTTGCCAACTCTTAAGGTGAACGAATGGGTTTCAACACCATCTTTTGCAGAAATCTGCTTATTATCACCAACATTTGATAGTGAACATTTCCCAGAATTAAAACAATTCGTCTTCTGTGGGGAAGAATTAACGCATCAAACAGCAACGAAGTTAATCGAACGTTTCGGTGATGCGCAAATCTTCAATACTTACGGTCCAACCGAAGCAACGGTTGCGATGACTAGCATCGAAATTACGGCGGAGGTCTTAGCGACTTACGACCGACTCCCAATCGGCTACACAAAGGCTGATACTCAAACTGTCGTAGTGGACGAACAAAATAATCCAGTCGCAGTTGGTCAACCTGGTGAACTCTTAATCAGTGGCCCAAGTGTTTCAAAAGGGTACTTGAATAATCCTGAAAAAACAGCTGCAGCCTTCTTCGAAAAAGACGGGCAACGCTTCTACCATTCAGGCGATTTGGTCACCCAAAACGAAGATGGCTTGCTCTTTTATAAAGGGCGGACCGACTTCCAAGTTAAGATGCACGGTTACCGGATTGAACTAGAGGAAATCGACCACCACTTAAGCCAATTAGCAGCCGTTCATCAAGCATGTACCGTACCGCGCTACAACAAAGCCCATCAAGTCACCCAATTGATTGCCTATGTTGTGCCAGCAGACGGTCAAGAAGCGGGCAATGATTTAACGAAGACGTTAAAAGCAGAACTCGCTGAAAATACGATGGACTACATGATTCCGCAACGATTTGTTTATCAAGAAAAATTACCATTATCCGTCAATGGGAAGATTGATCGTAAAGCGTTGATTAAAGAGGTTAATGGCAATGCCTAA
- the dltB gene encoding D-alanyl-lipoteichoic acid biosynthesis protein DltB — protein MPNLQPYANPNYFLILGAALIPLVIGLLNGKRWHVYETLVSLLFLILIFDGDKVHQGIALIGYVLFEGALIWGYTVYRQKHNNTWLFDLAVILAIMPLVIVKFVPFLNPGSNSILGFLGISYLTFKSVGMIMETRDGSIKKFEPWLFLQFMLFFPTISSGPIDRYRRFKKDYLKVPDRDHYLDLLGKAVHNFMLGFVYKFMLGYLFGTVLLPKVAHLAMASRGGFLDISWGLVGYMYVYSMYLFFDFAGYSLFAVATSYVMGVETPINFNKPFASTNIKEFWNRWHMTLSFWFRDYIYMRLVFFLMKHKITKNKVLIANLGYLTLFLLMGFWHGLTWYYIVYGLFHAIWIILTDVWLRFKKKHKDHIISNRWTNYLAIFATFNTVCLSFLIFSGFLDRLWFH, from the coding sequence ATGCCTAATTTACAACCGTACGCGAATCCGAACTACTTTCTCATTCTAGGTGCGGCGTTAATTCCGTTAGTGATTGGCTTACTTAACGGCAAACGTTGGCATGTTTATGAGACACTTGTCTCACTGCTCTTTTTGATCCTAATCTTTGACGGGGATAAGGTTCACCAGGGAATTGCCTTGATTGGTTACGTCCTGTTCGAAGGAGCACTGATTTGGGGATACACTGTCTATCGTCAAAAGCACAACAACACCTGGCTATTCGATCTGGCTGTTATCTTAGCGATTATGCCGCTAGTGATTGTCAAGTTCGTGCCATTCTTAAATCCGGGTAGTAATTCAATTCTTGGCTTCTTGGGGATCAGTTATCTGACATTTAAGTCAGTTGGGATGATTATGGAAACCCGTGATGGCAGTATTAAGAAATTTGAACCATGGTTATTCTTACAATTTATGCTATTTTTCCCGACGATTTCATCAGGACCAATTGACCGTTATCGTCGTTTCAAAAAAGATTACCTAAAAGTTCCTGATCGTGACCATTATCTCGACTTACTGGGCAAGGCAGTCCACAACTTCATGTTGGGCTTTGTGTATAAGTTTATGCTCGGTTACTTATTCGGGACCGTGTTACTCCCTAAAGTTGCGCATTTAGCAATGGCGAGTCGCGGTGGGTTCCTTGATATCTCATGGGGGCTTGTTGGTTACATGTATGTTTACAGTATGTATTTATTCTTCGATTTTGCGGGCTACAGTTTATTCGCTGTTGCGACAAGTTATGTGATGGGTGTTGAAACGCCAATTAACTTTAACAAGCCATTTGCATCAACCAATATCAAGGAATTCTGGAATAGATGGCATATGACATTATCATTCTGGTTTAGAGATTACATCTACATGCGCTTAGTGTTCTTCTTGATGAAACATAAGATTACCAAGAACAAGGTCCTCATTGCCAATCTCGGCTATTTAACACTCTTCTTATTGATGGGCTTCTGGCATGGGTTGACATGGTACTACATTGTTTACGGCTTGTTCCACGCCATCTGGATCATCCTTACCGATGTCTGGTTGCGTTTCAAGAAGAAACACAAGGATCACATTATCAGCAATCGGTGGACGAACTACTTAGCAATTTTTGCAACGTTTAACACCGTTTGTCTCAGTTTTCTAATTTTCTCAGGCTTTTTGGACCGGTTATGGTTCCACTAA
- the dltC gene encoding D-alanine--poly(phosphoribitol) ligase subunit DltC, with translation MDVENTVVEILADLTGNDDIKDDMDMELFESGTLDSMATVQMLLELQGQLDIEVPVSEFDREAWSTPNKIIARVKELQ, from the coding sequence ATGGACGTAGAAAATACAGTAGTAGAAATTTTAGCAGATTTAACAGGGAACGACGATATTAAAGACGATATGGATATGGAATTATTCGAATCAGGGACATTAGATTCAATGGCAACTGTGCAAATGTTACTTGAATTACAAGGCCAATTAGATATTGAAGTACCTGTTTCAGAATTCGATCGTGAAGCATGGTCAACACCTAACAAGATCATTGCTCGCGTAAAGGAATTGCAATAA
- the dltD gene encoding D-alanyl-lipoteichoic acid biosynthesis protein DltD: MFKRLWQIFGPVLVAGLCLTALLLSPLRLGRPSEKTLSTAATSLSANVLKGEAIKDAAFNDNYIPMIGSSELSRMDALHPSVMANKYDWQNKPFLLGAPGTQSLTHFLSLQATGNHLNGKKAVVVISPQWFVPQGVKPEMFDFFYSPLQTSYFLIHAKDSESTRYAAKRILELTSDTTNGVMRDALKNKALGIPLTETQKVYINNVKRPALQHQDQLFSQLFIRGRERELRKGLKVLPKQPDNMQLDQVATELGQKVTGDNPFGIQNSFYKKRVKPNVGKLKGEQSHFNYESSPEFADFQLMLDYFAAHKVSVQFIIPPVNARWAAYTGLSQAMLNRFDKKIQYQLRTQGFNNIVDMTNDGNEQFFMQDTIHLGWRGWLKVDQKLQPFMRTKKAKAVHYDMSNDFLSRDWQNVSGNNVHDFD; the protein is encoded by the coding sequence ATGTTTAAACGTTTATGGCAAATTTTCGGCCCGGTTTTAGTGGCCGGTCTCTGCTTAACAGCCTTATTACTATCACCTCTTCGATTAGGACGACCTAGCGAAAAGACGTTGTCGACAGCGGCGACGTCATTATCCGCCAATGTGCTAAAAGGGGAAGCCATCAAAGATGCTGCATTTAACGACAACTACATTCCGATGATTGGTTCATCCGAACTATCCCGAATGGACGCGTTACATCCATCTGTTATGGCAAACAAGTATGATTGGCAAAATAAGCCATTCCTACTAGGGGCACCAGGGACTCAGTCATTGACCCACTTTTTATCACTTCAAGCGACTGGTAATCACTTGAACGGTAAAAAGGCCGTCGTCGTTATTTCGCCACAATGGTTTGTACCACAAGGGGTAAAACCTGAGATGTTCGATTTCTTCTATTCACCACTACAAACCAGTTATTTCTTAATCCACGCGAAGGATTCTGAAAGTACGCGGTATGCAGCGAAACGAATTCTAGAACTCACAAGTGATACAACCAACGGGGTAATGCGGGATGCATTGAAGAACAAAGCTTTAGGCATACCTTTAACGGAGACGCAAAAAGTATACATTAATAATGTGAAACGCCCAGCGTTACAACATCAAGATCAACTCTTCAGCCAATTATTCATTCGGGGTCGTGAACGCGAATTGCGTAAAGGCTTGAAGGTGTTACCAAAACAACCTGATAACATGCAACTTGATCAAGTCGCAACGGAATTAGGACAAAAAGTAACGGGTGATAATCCGTTTGGCATTCAAAATAGTTTTTACAAAAAACGGGTTAAACCCAATGTTGGTAAATTGAAGGGTGAACAAAGTCACTTTAACTATGAAAGTTCACCTGAGTTTGCTGATTTCCAATTGATGTTAGATTACTTCGCAGCCCATAAAGTATCTGTTCAATTCATCATTCCACCCGTTAATGCGCGTTGGGCCGCTTATACAGGGCTCTCACAAGCGATGTTGAATCGTTTTGATAAGAAGATTCAATATCAATTGAGAACGCAAGGCTTCAACAACATTGTTGATATGACTAACGACGGTAATGAACAATTCTTCATGCAAGATACGATTCATCTTGGCTGGCGTGGCTGGTTGAAAGTTGATCAAAAACTCCAACCATTCATGAGAACGAAAAAAGCAAAAGCAGTGCACTATGACATGTCAAACGACTTCTTAAGTCGCGACTGGCAAAACGTCAGCGGCAATAACGTCCATGACTTTGATTAG
- a CDS encoding YslB family protein: MTQSRYEQLAQNPQTASYLTQATLRDILLPSILGAENDAISYWAGKQLALQFPLDSFEDLCAFFEQINFGHLSLKKQKKEQYFFELTGPIVASRIADFDTPDFQLEAGFVAQILEQQLRIVTEAKATIENKKNVTIFVQTDSKAPIEDEAVEAIHLTVDASQVASVPSESESVEEEPAPVMTQPVEAAPEEVAAPTLEPESVPETPVVPEPVEPENKPTSEETPHYTRTRVADLPSRREMHRKHR, translated from the coding sequence GTGACTCAATCACGCTATGAACAACTCGCCCAAAATCCACAAACTGCATCATATCTGACACAGGCAACATTACGGGATATCTTGTTACCATCAATTCTTGGGGCCGAAAATGACGCCATCAGCTATTGGGCCGGTAAGCAACTCGCTTTGCAATTCCCACTCGATTCTTTCGAAGACCTCTGTGCCTTCTTCGAACAAATCAACTTCGGCCATCTCAGTCTTAAGAAACAGAAGAAGGAACAATACTTCTTCGAATTAACAGGCCCGATTGTCGCTTCACGGATTGCGGATTTCGATACTCCTGACTTCCAATTAGAAGCCGGCTTCGTTGCCCAAATCCTCGAACAACAATTGCGGATTGTGACTGAAGCCAAAGCAACCATTGAAAATAAAAAAAACGTAACGATTTTCGTCCAAACAGATTCAAAAGCACCAATTGAAGACGAAGCAGTCGAAGCCATTCATTTAACGGTTGATGCATCACAAGTCGCATCTGTACCAAGTGAATCAGAATCTGTTGAAGAAGAACCAGCACCTGTGATGACACAACCTGTTGAAGCAGCCCCTGAAGAAGTGGCTGCTCCCACACTAGAACCAGAATCCGTTCCAGAAACACCAGTTGTTCCTGAACCGGTGGAACCAGAAAACAAGCCAACTTCTGAAGAAACACCACACTACACAAGAACCCGCGTGGCAGACTTACCAAGTCGACGAGAAATGCATAGAAAACACAGATAA
- the murI gene encoding glutamate racemase, giving the protein MQKQPIGFMDSGVGGLTLLKEALKRLPNEDMVFIGDQARLPYGEKPAETVRKFAWQMTNFLRGQNIKALVVACNTATAAALPDLQAQLTIPVIGVIAPGSQAALATTRNRHVGVIATTGTINSGAYAYQLKALKPATHVTSLAAPTFVPMIEANQLSGETVQNTVDETLAPLSGTGIDTLILGCTHFPLLTAAIQKTVGPAVTLVDPAHAAVDSLIQALQDRNQLVADATAGQLHTYTTGSVTNFEAIARQWLAIPTLEAQQVIIKEEKNDGPNE; this is encoded by the coding sequence ATGCAAAAACAACCCATTGGTTTTATGGATTCAGGTGTGGGGGGCCTAACCCTCTTAAAAGAGGCGCTTAAACGTCTACCCAACGAAGACATGGTCTTTATCGGGGATCAAGCGCGCCTACCATATGGTGAAAAGCCGGCGGAAACCGTGCGCAAATTTGCGTGGCAGATGACCAATTTTCTACGGGGGCAAAATATTAAAGCATTGGTTGTCGCCTGTAATACCGCAACGGCGGCCGCCTTACCTGATTTACAAGCGCAATTGACGATTCCTGTAATCGGTGTGATTGCACCAGGTAGCCAAGCGGCATTGGCAACGACCCGTAATCGGCATGTCGGGGTAATTGCCACGACCGGAACGATTAACAGTGGCGCATATGCCTATCAACTAAAGGCACTCAAACCGGCGACACACGTCACGAGTTTGGCTGCGCCAACTTTTGTACCGATGATTGAAGCAAACCAATTGAGTGGCGAAACTGTGCAAAACACGGTTGACGAAACCCTCGCGCCATTAAGCGGGACGGGAATTGATACGTTAATTCTCGGCTGTACCCACTTCCCATTATTAACCGCGGCGATTCAAAAGACAGTTGGACCGGCAGTCACGCTGGTTGACCCCGCGCATGCCGCTGTTGATAGTTTGATTCAGGCATTACAAGATCGCAATCAGTTGGTGGCCGATGCAACAGCTGGGCAACTACACACCTATACGACCGGATCTGTAACCAATTTCGAAGCAATCGCGCGTCAATGGTTAGCAATCCCAACCCTTGAAGCCCAACAAGTTATCATTAAGGAGGAAAAAAACGATGGTCCGAATGAATAA
- a CDS encoding XTP/dITP diphosphatase produces MVRMNNRADNDLRPVQVTWRFLKQQPASVLWQRGDTKVLAAVQPTEGSLQVNGNGITAHQLEWLQTTLRPLLATEALTITVTCLEDGGGLLAELFNAVYCALTLLPKGKGPKQVAAAVTAAMVAGESLGDPDAAESDLATSLVTMVATPQEQIIALELGGQQAVNSSEFNELILRASQGVTRTNDQRQASFERAVQPNIQVADTDEQTIVIATKNPGKAREFESVFAAEGIQIKTLLDYPELPNIDETGSTFEENARLKADQIAAILHLPVLADDSGLMVDELGGRPGIYSARFSGDHNDAGNNAKLLYELTGVPAEKRTATFHTTLVFAKPDRPDEDLVVEGNVKGQILGIPRGDNGFGYDPLFYVPELDATMAQLTVEQKNKISHRAKAIENLEDKWKEWIKD; encoded by the coding sequence ATGGTCCGAATGAATAATCGTGCTGATAATGATTTACGGCCAGTGCAAGTCACTTGGCGTTTTCTAAAGCAACAACCCGCTTCTGTTCTATGGCAACGCGGTGATACCAAAGTGCTCGCTGCTGTTCAACCTACAGAAGGTTCCTTGCAAGTCAATGGCAATGGCATAACAGCGCACCAATTAGAATGGTTGCAAACGACATTACGCCCCTTATTGGCAACCGAAGCACTCACTATCACCGTAACCTGTCTTGAAGATGGTGGCGGCTTATTAGCAGAACTCTTCAACGCTGTTTATTGCGCACTAACCTTATTACCAAAAGGCAAAGGCCCCAAACAAGTCGCTGCAGCCGTCACAGCAGCGATGGTCGCTGGTGAGTCACTCGGTGACCCAGACGCCGCGGAAAGCGACCTAGCGACTAGCTTGGTGACGATGGTGGCCACACCGCAGGAACAAATCATCGCCCTTGAACTCGGCGGACAACAAGCAGTCAATAGTAGTGAATTCAACGAACTTATTTTACGTGCAAGCCAAGGTGTGACGCGAACCAATGATCAACGTCAAGCCAGTTTTGAACGCGCCGTTCAACCGAATATCCAAGTGGCTGATACCGATGAACAAACAATCGTGATTGCCACGAAGAATCCAGGTAAGGCCCGCGAATTCGAATCCGTCTTCGCAGCGGAAGGGATTCAAATCAAAACATTATTAGATTACCCAGAATTGCCAAACATTGATGAAACTGGTTCGACATTTGAAGAAAATGCTCGCCTAAAGGCGGATCAAATTGCAGCGATCTTACACTTACCTGTCTTGGCAGATGATTCTGGTCTAATGGTTGATGAACTAGGTGGTCGTCCAGGAATTTATTCTGCACGCTTCTCTGGTGATCATAACGATGCCGGCAACAACGCGAAGTTGCTCTATGAATTAACGGGTGTGCCTGCTGAAAAGCGGACCGCAACCTTCCATACAACATTGGTTTTTGCTAAACCAGACCGACCAGATGAAGATTTAGTCGTTGAAGGTAACGTGAAGGGCCAAATTCTAGGTATTCCTCGTGGGGATAACGGCTTCGGCTATGACCCACTTTTCTACGTGCCAGAATTAGATGCAACGATGGCCCAACTCACGGTGGAACAAAAAAATAAAATCAGCCACCGCGCAAAAGCAATTGAGAACCTAGAAGATAAATGGAAAGAATGGATCAAAGACTAG
- a CDS encoding metallophosphoesterase family protein, with amino-acid sequence MRFVVVSDSHGDRDILVQLVAQYQDQPVTMLHCGDSELTTDDPLFNQMTVVQGNMDFNGQFPAQVVVPVANERIFLTHGHLYGVNGDLMRLLLAAQESQANLAFYGHTHQLACEMHEGVLLLNPGSIAQPRGQFRDLKGTYAVVDVTPDQYQIQYYNRRFEPVSQLHFTFKRA; translated from the coding sequence ATGCGTTTTGTTGTTGTGAGTGATAGTCATGGTGATCGCGATATTCTCGTGCAGTTAGTGGCGCAGTATCAAGATCAACCAGTAACCATGTTACATTGCGGGGATTCTGAATTAACAACCGATGATCCCTTGTTTAACCAAATGACCGTTGTGCAAGGCAATATGGATTTCAATGGTCAATTTCCAGCACAAGTTGTTGTCCCAGTTGCAAATGAACGAATCTTCTTAACGCACGGGCACTTGTATGGTGTAAATGGCGATTTAATGCGGCTTTTATTAGCGGCCCAAGAAAGCCAAGCTAATCTCGCGTTCTATGGGCATACACACCAATTGGCCTGTGAAATGCACGAAGGTGTGCTGCTCTTGAACCCTGGCAGCATTGCCCAACCACGGGGGCAGTTCCGTGACTTGAAAGGGACATACGCCGTTGTAGACGTCACACCTGACCAATATCAAATCCAGTACTACAATCGTCGGTTCGAACCCGTTTCGCAGTTACACTTTACATTTAAACGCGCCTAA
- the cbpB gene encoding cyclic-di-AMP-binding protein CbpB, giving the protein MISDAFSNLLLENKEHFLIPGEVVASVQESNSLEHAFILLTTVKYSSIPVLDNHSKFKGMLTMPLITETMLGLNNLSFENLRKLTVKDVMQTDVVTIRDPYDIEETLHLLVDHPYLPVISDEGEFTGIVTRREMMKSFNRVAHNIEKEYQIEPITTETTQKGQ; this is encoded by the coding sequence ATGATTTCAGATGCATTTTCGAACTTATTATTAGAAAATAAAGAACACTTCTTAATTCCCGGTGAGGTTGTTGCGAGTGTTCAAGAAAGCAACTCCTTGGAACATGCGTTTATTCTACTAACCACGGTGAAATATTCGAGCATTCCCGTCTTAGACAACCATTCGAAGTTCAAAGGGATGTTGACGATGCCGTTAATTACCGAGACGATGCTCGGATTGAATAACCTCAGTTTCGAAAATTTGCGGAAGCTGACCGTTAAAGATGTCATGCAAACCGATGTCGTGACGATTAGAGATCCATATGATATTGAAGAAACGCTCCATCTCTTAGTTGATCACCCCTATCTGCCTGTGATTTCGGATGAAGGGGAGTTCACAGGGATTGTTACCCGGCGCGAAATGATGAAAAGCTTCAACCGAGTAGCCCATAATATCGAAAAAGAATACCAAATCGAGCCAATAACCACAGAAACAACCCAAAAAGGACAATAA
- a CDS encoding IS3 family transposase — MPTRYDKEFKQNIINLYKQGESAAQLAREYGIGYSTVHKWIQGQAKTQSGKSPDEIKAMEKRLASLSEENEILKKALGFLAQK, encoded by the coding sequence ATGCCAACTCGTTACGACAAAGAATTCAAACAAAACATTATCAACCTATATAAGCAAGGCGAATCAGCTGCCCAACTGGCCAGAGAATATGGCATTGGCTATTCAACAGTTCATAAGTGGATCCAGGGCCAGGCCAAAACTCAATCCGGTAAATCGCCAGACGAAATCAAAGCGATGGAAAAGCGACTGGCTTCGCTGTCTGAGGAGAACGAAATCCTAAAAAAAGCCCTGGGCTTCCTTGCGCAGAAGTAA
- a CDS encoding IS3 family transposase, translated as MHQESHHHQVTKMYRILGVSRAQYYRYRSPKPSKRRAEDAGLKQRILRIFAEFKQRYGVMKIHHELNLELQPLQLRCSPRRISRLMKELDSHSVTVNKWKAASASKTKVEQRPNLLKQDFSTTGLNQKWTADMTYIQTKRNGWCYLSTIMDLHSRRIIGYSFSKKMATDLVLKTLESAVKNRTITGDLIIYTDLGSQYTSDDYNQRLTELHIRHSYSRKGYPYDNAPMESFHAFLKKECVYPVPVFEDYETAAAVLFEYVHAFYNRKRIHSSLSYQTPLQVEIATLTSQMAA; from the coding sequence ATTCACCAAGAAAGCCATCACCACCAGGTAACCAAGATGTACCGAATCCTCGGTGTTTCCAGAGCTCAGTATTATCGTTATCGATCCCCCAAACCTTCAAAACGCCGGGCCGAAGATGCGGGCTTGAAACAACGGATTCTGCGGATCTTTGCGGAATTTAAGCAGCGATACGGTGTTATGAAGATCCACCATGAATTGAATCTGGAACTTCAACCACTGCAGCTTCGGTGCAGTCCACGACGGATTTCCCGGCTCATGAAGGAACTGGATAGCCACTCCGTTACCGTCAATAAGTGGAAAGCGGCTTCGGCTTCCAAAACCAAGGTTGAACAGCGTCCCAACTTGCTTAAGCAGGATTTCTCGACCACTGGTTTAAATCAAAAATGGACCGCTGATATGACCTATATTCAAACGAAGCGTAATGGCTGGTGTTACTTATCAACCATCATGGACCTGCACTCACGACGGATTATCGGCTATTCGTTCTCAAAAAAGATGGCTACTGATTTAGTCTTAAAGACCCTTGAAAGCGCGGTTAAAAATCGAACCATTACTGGGGACCTGATTATCTATACGGATTTAGGATCACAGTATACCAGCGATGATTACAATCAACGTTTAACTGAGCTACATATCCGCCACTCATACAGCCGTAAGGGTTATCCGTATGATAATGCGCCAATGGAATCCTTTCACGCTTTCCTCAAAAAGGAATGTGTTTATCCAGTGCCGGTCTTTGAAGATTATGAAACTGCCGCTGCCGTCCTTTTTGAATATGTGCATGCTTTCTACAATAGGAAGAGAATTCATAGTTCACTGAGCTACCAGACCCCCTTACAAGTTGAAATTGCAACACTTACGAGCCAAATGGCCGCCTGA
- a CDS encoding DUF368 domain-containing protein: MPLINALKGALIGVALVIPGLSGSIFAVIVGLYEPLLAAIAQFKKDWRQAIGFLWPIGIGAGIGVLLSTKIILWLCTAYPLAAYSFFIGLVVGSLPFIWRRLAGLNWQKVLIAIVCGAIMLLLTQIGGHQSESDIAIKQLTTLQDFGTLLFAGFFSVSLMLIPGVSGSIMIMIVKQYGTVYHAVSQLLDLMVYLVTGRLTQATEAFKSVALLLPFIIGAVIGTVIVAKLMHYLLAHFVEYVYAGVLGVVIAAIWILAQTGVAPAWPALTTATALLGPIALIIAMIILGTIATIYFDKA; encoded by the coding sequence ATGCCACTTATTAACGCACTCAAAGGCGCCCTAATCGGCGTCGCACTCGTAATACCTGGTCTATCCGGCAGCATTTTCGCCGTTATCGTTGGTCTATACGAACCGCTTCTGGCGGCTATCGCGCAATTCAAAAAAGATTGGCGCCAAGCAATTGGCTTTTTATGGCCAATCGGGATTGGCGCTGGGATCGGCGTCTTACTCTCCACCAAAATCATTCTTTGGTTATGCACCGCTTATCCACTAGCGGCATACAGTTTCTTCATCGGTCTTGTCGTCGGCAGTCTCCCATTCATCTGGCGTAGACTCGCCGGACTCAACTGGCAAAAAGTGTTAATCGCCATCGTCTGTGGCGCAATTATGCTACTACTCACCCAGATTGGTGGTCACCAATCTGAATCCGACATCGCTATCAAACAACTCACTACCCTCCAAGACTTTGGCACGTTACTATTTGCCGGCTTCTTCTCAGTATCACTCATGCTCATCCCAGGCGTCTCTGGGTCAATCATGATCATGATTGTGAAGCAATATGGCACTGTTTATCACGCTGTCAGTCAACTACTCGACTTAATGGTCTACCTCGTCACAGGACGCTTGACACAAGCCACAGAAGCGTTCAAAAGCGTCGCGCTCCTCTTACCGTTCATCATTGGGGCCGTCATCGGAACTGTGATTGTTGCTAAATTAATGCACTACCTATTAGCACACTTCGTCGAATACGTTTACGCCGGTGTGCTCGGCGTTGTCATTGCCGCCATCTGGATTCTTGCCCAAACCGGCGTCGCACCAGCCTGGCCAGCCCTAACAACCGCCACAGCACTACTAGGACCCATCGCACTCATCATCGCTATGATCATCCTAGGCACAATCGCAACAATCTACTTCGACAAAGCATAG